A single genomic interval of Camelina sativa cultivar DH55 chromosome 11, Cs, whole genome shotgun sequence harbors:
- the LOC104720737 gene encoding uncharacterized protein LOC104720737 → MEECMRKLALWHTRTFKPVMTHDELEPIMSTMGFIPQDHQEDSLGFKEYVFLSSPTTNHPRPRLPYPHIDGLHITTYQAFIDALAFFLDVSDLFHVRGMPLQRVKDKNRKWCRMEDDDTAVFVYRDGTLDKSSHNLSRQESSSYTHVLIHHKPLPHCTLLPLKDITVWV, encoded by the exons atggaggagTGTATGAGGAAACTGGCCTTGTGGCACACGAGAACCTTCAAGCCGGTTATGACCCACGACGAGCTCGAACCGATCATGTCCACCATGGGCTTCATCCCCCAGGACCACCAGGAGGACTCTTTAGGTTTCAAAGAGTACGTTTTCCTCTCTTCTCCCACCACCAACCACCCCAGGCCCAGGCTCCCCTATCCCCACATCGACGGCCTTCATATCACCACCTACCAGGCCTTTATCGACGCATTGGCCTTCTTTCTTGATGTCTCCGATCTCTTCCATGTCAG GGGAATGCCGCTCCAACGTGTCAaagataaaaacagaaaatggtGTCGCATGGAAGATGATGATACTGCTGTGTTTGTGTACAGAGATGGAACCTTGGACAAGTCGAGCCACAATTTGAGCAGACAAGAGTCGTCATCATACACACATGTTCTCATCCACCATAAACCCCTACCTCATTGCACTCTTCTTCCCCTTAAAGACATCACTGTTTGGGTTTGA